The following proteins come from a genomic window of Paucimonas lemoignei:
- the peb1A_4 gene encoding extracellular solute-binding protein yields the protein MQKRNGLKTFLTSSIMLLGLAGAAAAQAGVLEKVKAHGSVRCGVASDKPGFSAIDDKGQWTGMDVDLCRAVAAAVLGDSTKVEYIATTGKNRFTALASGEIDVLSRATSWTADRIASLGVDFTTVWFYDGQGFMTHAKDGIEKLTDLDGATFCLSPGTTSEQNLDDYFSQRGLTYKTVIIEKSPELFAAFQSGRCNAISNDLSGLASRRAVMNNPQDYALLPEIISKEPLGAFVAQGDTVWRNIVTWTAYALMTAEEFGITSANVDAMHAKKGGSADVARLLGTDGSVGKAFGLDNDWAFRAIKQVGNYAEIYDRNLGENTILKFPRGLNRTWKDQGLLYAPPIR from the coding sequence ATGCAAAAACGGAATGGCCTTAAGACTTTCCTCACCTCCTCAATCATGCTGCTTGGTCTGGCGGGCGCCGCTGCCGCACAGGCTGGCGTCCTGGAAAAGGTCAAGGCCCACGGCTCGGTACGTTGCGGCGTGGCCAGTGACAAGCCGGGGTTTTCTGCGATTGATGACAAAGGCCAATGGACCGGCATGGACGTTGACCTCTGCCGCGCAGTAGCGGCCGCAGTGTTGGGCGATTCGACCAAGGTTGAGTACATCGCCACCACGGGCAAGAATCGCTTCACGGCGCTGGCTTCCGGCGAAATCGACGTGCTGTCTCGCGCCACCTCATGGACGGCCGACCGAATCGCCAGCCTGGGCGTGGACTTCACCACCGTCTGGTTCTACGACGGCCAGGGCTTCATGACCCACGCCAAAGACGGCATCGAGAAGCTGACGGACCTGGATGGCGCGACGTTCTGTCTGTCGCCGGGCACCACGTCCGAGCAGAACCTGGACGACTACTTCAGCCAGCGCGGCCTGACCTACAAAACCGTGATCATCGAGAAGAGCCCGGAGCTGTTCGCGGCCTTCCAGAGCGGCCGTTGCAATGCCATTTCCAACGACCTGTCGGGCCTGGCGTCGCGTCGCGCGGTCATGAACAATCCGCAGGATTACGCGCTGCTGCCTGAAATCATCTCCAAAGAGCCATTGGGTGCCTTCGTGGCTCAAGGCGACACCGTGTGGCGCAACATCGTGACCTGGACGGCCTATGCGTTGATGACCGCTGAAGAGTTCGGCATCACCTCGGCCAACGTCGACGCCATGCACGCCAAGAAAGGCGGTTCAGCGGACGTCGCTCGCTTGCTGGGCACTGACGGTTCAGTTGGCAAAGCCTTCGGCCTGGACAACGACTGGGCGTTCCGCGCCATCAAGCAGGTGGGCAACTACGCTGAAATCTACGATCGCAACCTCGGCGAAAACACCATCCTGAAATTCCCGCGTGGCCTTAACCGCACCTGGAAGGATCAGGGTCTGCTGTACGCGCCGCCCATCCGCTGA
- the yofA_5 gene encoding LysR family transcriptional regulator, whose translation MDIDWYEDFLALADTGKFTAAASMRGSSQSALSRRIQLLETRLGTTLIDRSKNPIRLTAAGEALLPNASELVRLARDCEQSVKIIDRALTFASLHTLGCNFFPDWISQFSSVEAPMFTRIDTGYRSTDDYYMALMSGRCDFILFYRDAQTEPYSRQSEFEVLSLGHDELYWVATPELAARCADPQVPIPWLTYARSAQLHDLSRKQIKRHPEPHRLRRVFEATVSEALKPMAAAGHGVACMPHTMVAAMIERGELVRLYPGMESDHLEVILVRWRGNRNPEADAFWKKIS comes from the coding sequence ATGGATATCGATTGGTACGAGGATTTTCTGGCGCTGGCGGACACTGGCAAGTTCACCGCAGCGGCCAGCATGCGCGGCTCATCGCAATCAGCCCTGAGCCGCCGCATTCAGTTGCTGGAAACGCGGCTGGGCACCACCCTGATCGACCGCAGCAAAAACCCGATCCGCCTGACCGCTGCGGGCGAAGCGCTGTTACCCAATGCGTCGGAGCTGGTGCGGCTGGCGCGCGATTGCGAGCAGAGCGTGAAGATCATCGATCGGGCGCTGACCTTTGCCTCACTGCACACCCTGGGCTGTAACTTCTTCCCGGACTGGATCAGCCAGTTCTCCTCGGTCGAAGCGCCCATGTTTACGCGCATCGACACGGGCTATCGCAGTACCGACGATTACTACATGGCGCTGATGTCCGGGCGCTGCGACTTCATTCTGTTTTATCGCGACGCGCAGACCGAGCCCTACTCCCGGCAGAGCGAGTTCGAGGTGTTGTCCCTGGGTCATGACGAGTTGTATTGGGTGGCCACGCCTGAACTGGCCGCTCGTTGCGCCGACCCGCAAGTGCCTATCCCGTGGCTGACCTACGCCCGCAGCGCGCAGTTGCATGACCTGTCGCGCAAGCAGATCAAGCGCCACCCCGAGCCTCACCGTTTGCGCCGGGTGTTCGAAGCCACCGTGTCCGAAGCCCTGAAGCCCATGGCAGCCGCTGGCCATGGCGTGGCCTGCATGCCGCACACCATGGTGGCAGCGATGATCGAGCGCGGGGAGTTGGTGCGTTTGTATCCGGGTATGGAATCCGATCATCTGGAAGTGATTCTGGTGCGCTGGCGCGGCAACCGTAACCCCGAGGCAGATGCGTTCTGGAAGAAAATTTCTTAA
- a CDS encoding effector locus protein, producing the protein MKEAIIQKYRFLIKTIGYVGWSLFWLLIWDIIVTADFMLFLDRKISLPSMPLTLLGSALVVLTSFRNSSAYNRWWEARTLWGALVNNSRSFARQVLTLIEDDGDINPAKAILLKRHVAYVKCLSAHLKGKSCSEDVQSMITREEYSRRHDTNNFPNDVLNASAALLAKEYEAGRLDSIRLARIESTLVEISNCQGGMERIANTPLPYPYVAFPRLFISLFCIIVPIGLVDTLGWYTPLASTVVGFMLLAIEKIGTDLQSPFSASEHEIQMTALCDNIERNLDSMLRDARVESTV; encoded by the coding sequence ATGAAAGAAGCCATCATCCAGAAGTACCGATTTCTGATCAAAACCATTGGTTATGTGGGTTGGTCGCTGTTCTGGTTGTTGATCTGGGACATCATCGTCACGGCCGACTTCATGCTGTTCCTGGACCGCAAGATCAGCCTGCCTTCCATGCCGCTGACCTTGTTGGGTTCCGCGCTGGTGGTGCTGACCAGTTTCCGCAACTCCAGTGCCTACAACCGTTGGTGGGAAGCGCGCACGCTATGGGGCGCGCTGGTCAACAATTCCCGCAGTTTTGCCCGTCAGGTGCTGACCTTGATCGAGGACGACGGCGACATCAATCCGGCCAAAGCCATCCTTCTTAAACGACATGTGGCGTATGTGAAGTGTCTGTCGGCGCATTTGAAGGGCAAATCCTGCAGCGAAGACGTGCAGTCGATGATCACGCGCGAGGAATATTCGCGCAGGCATGACACCAACAACTTCCCCAACGACGTGCTCAATGCGTCCGCCGCCTTGCTGGCCAAGGAATACGAAGCGGGCCGCCTGGACAGCATCCGTCTGGCACGCATCGAGTCGACGCTCGTGGAAATCTCCAACTGCCAGGGCGGCATGGAGCGGATCGCCAACACGCCGCTGCCTTATCCGTACGTGGCCTTCCCGCGACTGTTCATCAGCCTGTTCTGCATCATCGTGCCTATCGGGCTGGTCGACACGCTGGGTTGGTACACGCCGCTGGCTTCGACGGTGGTGGGTTTCATGCTGCTGGCCATCGAGAAAATCGGCACCGACCTGCAAAGCCCGTTCAGCGCCAGCGAACACGAAATCCAGATGACGGCGCTGTGCGACAACATCGAGCGCAACCTTGATTCGATGCTGCGAGATGCGCGGGTGGAAAGTACCGTCTGA
- the tkt_1 gene encoding transketolase translates to MGSSLSIEQRTARDQLCINTIRTLAMDAVQKANSGHPGTPMALAPVGYTLWNQFLRYHPEHPDWPNRDRFVLSVGHASMLLYSLLHLSGVIEIDEHGKPSGQPAVSLEDIKQFRQLDSKTPGHPEYRMTTGVETTTGPLGQGCANSVGMAMAERWLGERFNAPERTLFDYSVYVLCGDGDMMEGVTSEAASMAGHLKLANLCWIYDNNTISIEGHTELAFSEDVQTRFEGYGWNTLHVADANDTEALARALEVFKRTDDAPTLIVVDSVIGYGSPHKHNTAAAHGEPLGEDEIKLTKKAYGWDENSSFLVPEDARTWLRDGLVERSASDYEGWQAALKQLETQQPKLADELQRMRAGEMPEQWQDDLQTFETDAKGIASRASGGKVLNAFAAKIPWLLGGSADLSPSTKTNLTFDGAGSFSADNYSGRNLHFGIREHAMGSIANGMALSYVRPYTSTFLVFSDYMKPPIRLASIMELPVIFVFTHDSIGVGEDGPTHQPIEQLTQLRATPGLLTLRPGDANETAQAWKIALAQTSRPSCIVLSRQPLPTLDRTRYASAEGLTKGAYVLADAKDGEPEVILVATGSEVSLVVEAFEQLKAQGVAARVVSMPSWELFEDQDQAYRDSVFPPAVTARVAVEQAGPLGWDRYVGNTGAKVMMTTFGASAPIDKLQAKFGFTAENIVKLAKEQMER, encoded by the coding sequence ATGGGCTCGTCTCTTTCCATCGAACAACGCACCGCACGCGACCAACTTTGCATCAACACCATCCGCACCCTGGCCATGGATGCCGTGCAGAAGGCCAACTCCGGCCACCCCGGCACGCCCATGGCCCTGGCGCCGGTGGGCTACACGCTGTGGAACCAGTTTCTGCGCTACCACCCAGAGCATCCTGACTGGCCCAACCGTGACCGCTTTGTGCTGTCGGTGGGCCATGCGTCGATGTTGCTGTATTCGTTGCTGCACCTGTCGGGCGTTATCGAGATCGACGAGCACGGCAAGCCCTCCGGCCAGCCTGCGGTGAGCCTTGAAGACATCAAGCAGTTCCGCCAGCTGGACTCCAAGACCCCGGGCCACCCGGAATACCGCATGACCACTGGTGTGGAAACCACCACCGGCCCGCTTGGCCAGGGCTGCGCCAACAGCGTCGGCATGGCGATGGCTGAACGCTGGCTGGGCGAGCGCTTCAATGCGCCGGAACGCACCCTGTTCGACTACAGCGTCTATGTGCTGTGTGGCGACGGCGACATGATGGAGGGCGTGACCAGCGAAGCGGCGTCCATGGCCGGGCACTTGAAGCTCGCCAACCTGTGCTGGATCTACGACAACAACACCATCAGCATCGAAGGCCACACTGAGCTGGCGTTCAGCGAAGACGTGCAGACCCGTTTCGAAGGTTACGGCTGGAACACCCTGCACGTGGCGGATGCCAATGACACCGAAGCCCTGGCTCGCGCCCTCGAAGTCTTCAAACGGACCGACGACGCGCCAACGCTGATCGTGGTCGACAGCGTGATCGGCTATGGCTCGCCCCATAAACACAACACCGCCGCTGCCCACGGTGAGCCATTGGGTGAAGACGAAATCAAACTGACCAAGAAGGCTTATGGCTGGGATGAAAACTCAAGCTTTCTGGTGCCTGAAGACGCTCGGACCTGGCTGCGCGACGGCCTCGTCGAGCGCAGCGCCAGCGACTATGAAGGCTGGCAGGCTGCGCTGAAGCAGCTTGAAACGCAGCAACCAAAGCTGGCAGATGAGTTACAACGCATGCGTGCCGGAGAAATGCCCGAGCAGTGGCAAGACGACCTGCAGACATTCGAAACAGACGCCAAAGGCATCGCCTCCCGTGCGTCTGGCGGCAAGGTGCTGAACGCGTTTGCGGCGAAAATCCCTTGGCTGCTGGGCGGCTCGGCGGACTTGTCGCCCTCCACCAAGACCAACCTGACCTTCGACGGCGCAGGCAGTTTTTCAGCGGACAATTACAGCGGGCGCAACTTGCATTTTGGTATCCGCGAACATGCCATGGGATCGATTGCCAACGGCATGGCGCTGTCCTACGTGCGGCCTTATACGTCGACCTTTCTGGTGTTCAGCGATTACATGAAGCCGCCGATTCGCCTGGCATCGATCATGGAGTTGCCGGTGATTTTCGTCTTCACCCACGATTCCATCGGCGTTGGCGAAGATGGCCCGACTCACCAGCCGATCGAGCAACTGACCCAGTTGCGTGCCACGCCGGGCTTATTGACCCTGCGCCCCGGCGATGCCAACGAAACCGCCCAGGCATGGAAAATCGCGCTGGCGCAGACCAGCCGACCGTCGTGCATCGTGCTGTCTCGCCAGCCCTTGCCGACACTGGATCGCACGCGCTATGCATCCGCTGAAGGCCTGACGAAAGGCGCCTATGTGCTGGCCGATGCCAAAGACGGCGAGCCGGAGGTGATTTTGGTCGCGACGGGGAGCGAAGTCAGCCTGGTGGTAGAGGCGTTTGAACAACTGAAGGCTCAAGGCGTGGCCGCTCGAGTGGTGTCGATGCCAAGCTGGGAGTTGTTCGAGGATCAGGATCAGGCGTATCGCGACAGCGTGTTCCCGCCGGCGGTTACTGCGCGTGTCGCGGTGGAACAAGCGGGGCCATTGGGCTGGGATCGCTACGTGGGCAATACCGGCGCCAAGGTCATGATGACCACGTTTGGTGCCTCCGCCCCTATCGATAAGCTACAGGCCAAGTTCGGCTTCACGGCGGAGAACATCGTCAAGCTGGCGAAGGAGCAGATGGAACGTTGA